A single genomic interval of Pyrus communis chromosome 5, drPyrComm1.1, whole genome shotgun sequence harbors:
- the LOC137734538 gene encoding uncharacterized protein, which yields MSGGVGPTYNDITLPKEQEQEQQQHELVKQSKTDPTSSKLKRSGVLPFWQINALTIIIVLSASGMVSPGDMAFVLFSFLYIFFLSKFVFPVPTSSQEPQFFNPHNKLLRLHIVLGVLIGLVLPITYIFEGVLENDQLGIKAATPPVFLFTCQLFMDGVVFGDGFSTPIRIFVPVLYNSKRVFTIVDWLRSEFSKKDEVYGGYARRLYVGRVLAVVNLAFWSFNLFGCLLPVYLPKAFKKYYSAYSEVKE from the coding sequence ATGTCAGGTGGGGTTGGTCCAACTTACAACGACATCACCCTCCCAAAAGAGCAAGAACAAGAACAGCAACAACATGAGCTCGTCAAACAAAGCAAAACCGATCCAACttcctcaaaactcaaaagatcCGGCGTCCTCCCCTTCTGGCAGATCAACGCCCTCACCATCATCATTGTCCTCTCCGCCAGCGGCATGGTCAGCCCCGGGGACATGGCTTTCGttctcttctccttcctctacATCTTCTTCCTCTCAAAGTTTGTTTTCCCCGTCCCCACTTCTTCTCAAGAGCCCCAATTCTTCAACCCCCACAACAAGCTCCTCCGCCTCCACATCGTCCTCGGCGTCCTCATCGGCCTTGTCCTCCCCATAACCTACATCTTCGAGGGCGTTCTCGAGAACGACCAGCTAGGGATCAAAGCAGCTACACCGCCTGTTTTTCTCTTTACGTGTCAACTTTTCATGGACGGAGTGGTTTTTGGTGACGGATTTTCCACTCCGATACGCATTTTCGTGCCAGTTTTGTACAACTCCAAGAGGGTTTTTACCATAGTGGATTGGCTTAGAagtgagttctcaaaaaaaGATGAAGTGTACGGTGGCTATGCGAGGAGGCTGTACGTTGGGAGAGTGCTTGCAGTTGTTAACTTGGCGTTTTGGTCGTTTAATCTTTTCGGGTGCTTGCTTCCTGTTTATCTTCCTAAGGCTTTCAAGAAATATTACTCGGCTTACAGTGAAGTTAAAGAATGA
- the LOC137734539 gene encoding uncharacterized protein produces MSGGVGPTCSDISLPKEQEHEFKEHNDQTSSKLTSHQTFPSLHSGATASPLKAGGGTFSFRQLNALAVVVVFSASGMVSPQDFAFVVFSMIYMNFISKVAFPALSSSKDPTVFNPKNKILRLYVLTGAIIGLLLPIAYIFEGIFEGDKEGISAASPHVFLLASQVFMEGMAFADRFSTPIRVFVPVFYNSRRIFTIVEWLKSEFSKEYEEYGGSARRLYVGRGLAIANMGFWCFNLFGFLLPIYLPRAFKKYYSAHKLKDY; encoded by the coding sequence ATGTCAGGTGGAGTTGGTCCAACCTGCAGTGACATTAGTCTCcccaaagaacaagaacatgaaTTCAAGGAACACAACGACCAAACCTCCTCAAAACTCACCTCCCACCAGACGTTCCCATCTTTACACTCCGGCGCCACCGCCTCTCCGCTCAAAGCCGGTGGCGGTACGTTCTCCTTCCGGCAACTCAACGCCCTCGccgtcgtcgtcgtcttctccgCCAGCGGCATGGTAAGTCCCCAAGACTTTGCCTTCGTTGTCTTCTCCATGATCTACATGAACTTCATCTCCAAAGTTGCTTTCCCCGCCCTCAGTTCCTCTAAAGACCCCACAGTTTtcaacccaaaaaacaaaatcctCCGCCTCTACGTCCTAACGGGCGCCATCATCGGCCTTCTGCTCCCCATTGCCTACATTTTTGAGGGCATTTTCGAAGGCGATAAAGAAGGCATCAGCGCCGCTTCCCCGCACGTTTTTCTCCTCGCAAGTCAGGTGTTCATGGAAGGAATGGCTTTCGCCGACCGGTTCTCGACGCCCATACGTGTTTTCGTGCCGGTTTTCTACAATTCCAGGAGGATATTCACCATTGTGGAGTGGCTGAAGAGTGAGTTTTCCAAAGAATACGAGGAGTATGGTGGATCTGCAAGAAGATTGTACGTTGGGAGAGGACTTGCTATTGCAAACATGGGGTTTTGGTGCTTCAATTTATTTGGGTTCTTGTTGCCTATCTATCTTCCTAGGGCTTTCAAGAAGTATTACTCTGCCCATAAACTGAAAGACTATTGA
- the LOC137735099 gene encoding SKP1-like protein 21, with translation MSEGVMAVVKPEMKSYIWLQTADGSIQQVEEEVAMFCPMICREILQTGMGSSKNYAISLPQRVNPAILGLILDYCRFHQVPGRSNKERKTFDEKFIRMDTKKLCELTSAADSLQLKPLVDLTSRALARIIEGKTPEEIRETFHLPDDLTEEEKLEPLRNVTDDPRIRLLNRLYARKRKELKEREKLKSVEAEEEHVDERSVDDLLTFINGGNRETKGVKTNKNKKKNRRRKDHPKDSSTNVNGHNKDLDALSSASQDGDTINVESPSPSSSKLQDSTSVTFSSKLDLDDGDLDDDLDPAMKEELDREVEDFARRLNSDWPERMQEILSLGQERKLAPIDINGNGSARRYKSLDRR, from the exons ATGTCAGAAGGTGTCATGGCGGTAGTCAAACCTGAG ATGAAATCTTACATCTGGCTTCAAACTGCTGATGGCTCAATCCAACAAGTAGAAGAAGAGGTTGCCATGTTTTGTCCCATGATTTGCCGAGAAATATTGCAAACAGGAATGGGATCTTCCAAAAACTATGCTATATCACTTCCTCAACGAGTTAATCCTGCCATATTGGGCTTAATACTCGACTACTGTCGGTTTCATCAAGTACCCGGTCGCTCTAATAAG GAGCGCAAAACTTTTGATGAGAAATTTATTCGAATGGATACAAAAAAGTTATGTGAGTTGACGTCTGCTGCTGACAGCCTCCAGTTGAAGCCTTTGGTTGATCTTACCAGCCGAGCACTTGCTCGAATTATTGAAGGAAAAACACCCGAGGAGATACGCGAGACATTTCATTTACCGGATGACCTCACAGAG GAGGAGAAGTTGGAACCTCTGAGGAACGTAACTGATGATCCGCGTATCCGGCTCCTTAACCGGTTATATGCTAGAAAGAGGAAAGAattaaaagaaagagagaaactgAAG aGTGTTGAGGCTGAGGAAGAGCATGTCGATGAGCGTTCAGTTGATGATCTTTTGACATTTATAAATGGTGGAAACAGAG AAACAAAGGGGGTTAAGACCaataagaataaaaagaaaaatcgaaGAAGAAAAGATCATCCAAAAGATTCTTCAACCAATGTAAATGGACATAACAAG GACTTGGATGCGCTTTCTTCTGCTTCCCAAGATGGTGACACTATCAACGTTGAGTCTCCGTCTCCCAGTTCTTCAAAGTTGCAAGATTCTACATCTGTTACCTTTTCATCAAAGCTTGACCTTGATGATGGTGATTTGGATGACGATTTAGATCCTGCCATGAAGGAAGAACTTGATAG GGAAGTGGAGGATTTTGCACGAAGATTAAATTCAGATTGGCCAGAAAGGATGCAGGAAATTTTATCGTTGGGCCAAGAGAGGAAACTTGCACCAATAGATATAAACGGCAATGGCTCTGCACGTAGATATAAAA GTTTGGACAGGAGATAA
- the LOC137733535 gene encoding short-chain dehydrogenase TIC 32, chloroplastic-like: protein MKKTMWFFRRKGPPGFSSSSTAEKVTERIDATGLTAIVTRASSGIGTETARVLALRGAHVVMAVRNMAAGKDAREQIVKAIPSAKVDAMELDLSSLSSVRKFASDFNSAGLPLNILM from the exons atgaagaagaCGATGTGGTTCTTCAGAAGAAAAGGGCCACCTGGGTTCTCATCATCTTCCACAGCGGAGAAAGTTACTGAACGGATTGATGCCACTGGTCTCACCGCCATTGTTACAC GAGCATCTAGTGGTATTGGCACCGAAACTGCACGCGTTCTTGCACTGCGTGGCGCCCATGTGGTTATGGCAGTGAGGAACATGGCCGCCGGTAAAGATGCAAGAGAACAAATAGTGAAGGCAATCCCCAGTGCCAAAGTTGATGCCATGGAATTGGATCTGAGTTCGTTATCATCTGTTAGGAAATTCGCATCGGATTTCAATTCCGCCGGTCTTCCTCTTAACATTTTAATGTAA